A genomic stretch from Petrotoga sibirica DSM 13575 includes:
- a CDS encoding mannose-1-phosphate guanylyltransferase, with protein sequence MKAIILAGGSGERFWPLSNSKTPKQFLKLFSDKTLIRETYERMRYKMEPTDIFIITAEKYQQLTMKEIPEIPKENIILEPIPRNTAPACMIGTQIAQDDEIVTILPADHYIPDKSKFWDTLSEAIQGAQKYVGLFTLGINPTRPETGYGYIEAGKAINNSTYKVNSFKEKPDPEKAKIFLSKGNYYWNSGMFIWKKSTFLEQMKKHSPDIYNQLINISPWDTDRLRKIMPNIEKISIDYALLERSDNVYVVKADFVWSDVGNWVSVRELLGYSDNDENVEVIDGKNVFVKSDRFVGIIGLSNIIVVEGDNGILITKEEHSQDVRKIAEKLKKIGKF encoded by the coding sequence ATGAAAGCAATAATCCTTGCAGGAGGCTCAGGAGAAAGATTCTGGCCTCTATCAAACTCAAAAACACCAAAACAATTCCTAAAACTCTTTTCAGATAAAACTCTCATAAGAGAAACCTATGAAAGAATGCGATACAAAATGGAACCCACTGATATATTCATCATTACAGCAGAAAAATATCAACAATTAACGATGAAAGAAATTCCAGAAATCCCTAAAGAAAACATCATCTTGGAGCCAATTCCAAGAAATACTGCACCAGCCTGCATGATAGGAACTCAAATAGCCCAAGATGATGAAATTGTAACAATACTCCCTGCCGATCATTACATTCCTGACAAATCTAAATTTTGGGACACACTATCTGAAGCAATACAAGGAGCTCAAAAATACGTTGGACTATTTACCTTAGGTATAAATCCAACCAGGCCAGAAACAGGCTATGGCTATATAGAAGCAGGAAAAGCAATAAACAACTCAACATACAAAGTTAACTCATTCAAAGAAAAACCAGACCCTGAAAAAGCTAAAATCTTTCTATCAAAAGGCAACTACTATTGGAACAGCGGAATGTTCATATGGAAAAAAAGCACATTTTTAGAACAAATGAAGAAACATTCTCCTGACATTTATAATCAACTCATAAACATCTCCCCTTGGGACACTGATAGATTAAGAAAAATCATGCCGAATATTGAAAAAATAAGCATCGATTACGCCCTATTAGAACGCTCAGATAACGTTTATGTAGTAAAAGCAGATTTTGTTTGGTCTGATGTAGGAAACTGGGTATCTGTAAGAGAACTGTTAGGATACTCAGATAACGACGAAAACGTTGAAGTCATAGATGGGAAAAATGTATTCGTTAAATCAGATAGATTTGTGGGAATAATCGGGCTATCAAATATTATAGTCGTTGAAGGAGACAACGGTATCTTAATTACAAAAGAAGAACACTCACAAGACGTCCGAAAAATAGCCGAAAAATTGAAAAAAATAGGGAAATTTTAA
- a CDS encoding lysine exporter LysO family protein produces MILLLSAVVAGIISGIYFNVYIPNNLTTILLMFLVFSVGVDIGSEEKILSKLKINMKNILFQSILTILGSLIFGSLAIFFTDLNLKEALGASAGFGWYSLSGVMISNLYSPVLGAISFTANVIREILAIILIPLVAKWSPLGAASIGGATSMDTMLGVIAKSTNKETTLIAFGQGVILSLSVPVLITIIF; encoded by the coding sequence ATGATATTGTTATTATCTGCAGTCGTTGCTGGAATAATATCAGGCATCTATTTTAACGTTTATATCCCGAACAATCTAACGACCATTTTACTAATGTTTTTAGTATTTAGTGTTGGGGTTGACATAGGAAGTGAAGAAAAGATACTCTCAAAATTAAAAATTAATATGAAAAATATACTTTTTCAATCAATATTAACTATATTAGGAAGTCTTATTTTTGGTTCCTTAGCAATATTTTTTACGGACTTGAATTTAAAAGAAGCTTTAGGGGCTTCTGCAGGATTTGGTTGGTATTCTCTTTCAGGGGTTATGATAAGCAATCTCTATTCTCCTGTTTTGGGGGCAATTTCTTTCACTGCAAATGTAATTAGAGAAATTTTAGCAATAATTTTAATTCCTTTAGTTGCTAAATGGTCCCCTTTAGGAGCAGCATCAATTGGAGGGGCTACTTCAATGGACACAATGCTTGGAGTAATAGCAAAAAGCACCAATAAAGAAACTACTCTAATAGCCTTTGGACAAGGAGTAATTCTTTCTCTTTCAGTTCCTGTCCTCATAACAATAATTTTTTAG
- a CDS encoding ATP-binding protein, with protein MFIGRESELAALNKLYKEDKFQFVVVYGRRRVGKTTLLLEFCKEKPFIFFVANESVDSVSLEKFSKEVFSFFNLRGLTGFNSWEEAFIFIASRTREERLVIVIDEFQYLVNANRSIPSILQKLIDHSLKDTKLFLIICGSYVSFMGNEVLGYKSPLYGRRTAQFEITPFGFFDSRKFFPKYSWEEQVNTYGVLGGTPQYLFTFDEKVDVYENIKQKILFKSSYLNEEPTFLLRQELREPLIYNSILEALAEGNGKLNEISSRISFDNSKVAKYLETLIDLKIVERIKPEPIGRKSRGSIFKIKDNFFKFWYRFVFKNKALIEQGLADFVIKNKIKPFMNEYIGPIFEDISVEILKKMNVEGKLPFVFENIGKWWGNNPIKKIEEEIDIVAYDKKNLLLGECKWQNTLLDMSVVKKLMDKGALFHFENKFYILFSKNGFTKETLNFAKASNNVILISFKDFVS; from the coding sequence GAATTTTGCAAAGAAAAGCCTTTTATATTTTTTGTAGCCAACGAGTCAGTAGATAGTGTTTCATTAGAAAAATTTTCTAAAGAGGTGTTTTCATTTTTCAATCTAAGGGGGTTAACTGGGTTTAATTCTTGGGAAGAAGCTTTCATCTTTATTGCCAGTAGAACAAGAGAAGAAAGATTAGTAATAGTAATTGATGAGTTCCAATATTTAGTAAATGCGAATCGTAGTATTCCATCGATTTTACAGAAATTGATAGATCATAGTTTGAAAGACACCAAATTATTTTTGATAATCTGTGGTTCATATGTCAGTTTTATGGGAAATGAAGTCTTGGGTTATAAAAGCCCATTGTATGGGAGAAGAACCGCACAATTTGAGATTACCCCTTTTGGTTTTTTTGACAGTCGAAAGTTTTTCCCAAAATATTCTTGGGAGGAACAAGTCAACACATACGGTGTTTTAGGGGGCACACCACAATACTTGTTCACCTTTGATGAAAAGGTGGACGTTTATGAAAATATAAAACAAAAAATATTATTTAAATCATCGTATCTTAACGAAGAACCTACATTCTTGCTAAGGCAAGAATTAAGGGAGCCTTTGATTTACAATTCTATTTTAGAAGCTTTGGCAGAAGGAAACGGAAAATTGAATGAAATTTCCTCAAGAATCAGTTTCGATAATTCCAAAGTGGCTAAGTATTTGGAAACCTTGATTGATCTGAAGATCGTTGAAAGAATAAAACCTGAACCGATTGGTAGAAAAAGCAGGGGTAGTATTTTCAAGATTAAGGATAATTTCTTTAAATTTTGGTATAGGTTTGTTTTTAAAAACAAAGCATTAATTGAACAAGGATTGGCGGATTTCGTCATAAAAAATAAAATAAAGCCATTTATGAATGAGTACATAGGCCCCATTTTCGAAGACATTTCAGTTGAAATCCTGAAGAAAATGAATGTCGAGGGTAAATTACCATTCGTTTTTGAAAATATTGGAAAATGGTGGGGCAATAACCCCATTAAAAAAATAGAAGAAGAAATCGATATAGTAGCCTACGATAAGAAAAACCTTCTTCTTGGTGAATGCAAATGGCAAAATACATTGTTAGACATGTCGGTAGTTAAAAAACTTATGGATAAAGGGGCTTTATTTCATTTTGAGAATAAATTTTATATACTTTTCTCGAAAAACGGTTTTACGAAAGAAACCTTGAATTTTGCCAAAGCCAGTAATAATGTTATTTTAATAAGTTTTAAAGATTTTGTGTCCTGA
- a CDS encoding LysO family transporter has product MMVGILIAFLIGIFIGLKGWLKWLKKIKPVLWSTVLLLFFMGYEIGNDDTLLFQIKEIGFTALYIAVFSIIGSILFTSIYEKFFKKEKTK; this is encoded by the coding sequence ATGATGGTTGGAATACTAATAGCCTTTTTAATTGGCATTTTCATAGGATTAAAAGGATGGCTAAAATGGTTGAAAAAAATAAAACCCGTTTTATGGTCAACGGTTTTACTGCTCTTTTTTATGGGTTATGAAATTGGCAACGATGATACTTTGCTTTTTCAAATTAAAGAAATTGGATTCACCGCTTTATACATAGCGGTTTTTTCAATTATCGGAAGCATTCTTTTCACTTCTATTTACGAAAAGTTCTTTAAAAAGGAGAAAACTAAATGA